In Parabacteroides timonensis, the genomic stretch GCCAACGCAAAGGTCACCGTACTGCGCTTAACAAACAACAGACCGGCTAATACGGTAGCCCAGGCCACATAGACCATGGTCTCGTACGAGTTGCTCCACGGTGCATAACCGGCGATATACCAACGCATCCCCATCCCCAACATGTGGAAGAAGAAGACACCCAGGATAGCTATACCCAATATCCAGATACCTGCCGTCATCCATTTCTTCTGCTTGAACAGCATCACAAATGAGAATACGAGCAACAATCCGCCCAGGATCAGGTAACCGATCTTACAGTAGCGGAATATATCCATCTTGTTATATTTCAGCTCCGTTTCTATCTTTTTCGGAGAGATATCCAGTGTTTTGTTTTTGGCCTGCTGATAGGTAGCGATCATATCGACTACTTCATCCGATTTCGACCAGTCACCGGTTTGCAATGCATCCTGCACTTCGGCCAGATACCAATCCATGATACGGGATACAAACAGAGAGTCTTTGCCGGAGAAAGACGACAGGTCGTCACCCGGAGCATACCAGGTATGATTCGGATCGTCTTCTTTCGGGAAAAGATTCAACATCTGATGATTGATCAGTTGGTGGAAAATATTGATCTGTTCGTCCAGTTTAAGCAGGTCTTTATCGAAACGGTTGCGTTCGGCCGGCATCTTGTTGTAGGCCTCTTCCAGCTTTTCCTGTAACTTATAGTTTCCATTATTATCGAACACCTGAAGGTAAGCACACTCGCCGTCCGTCAGGTCATAGTAATTAGCCAGTTCCTTATTGGAAAGGGCAATAAACGGAACACGCATCCACATGTCCGGCATAGCCAGCATACTCAAGAGGAACTGGTCGGAATTCATCTTACCGATCTTATCCGCTTTATGCAACTTGCGAAGAATCTCCGAAGAGAATGTATTGACCGGCATCATACGGCCGCTACGCGATTGTATGGGCAACGAACCGAACTTAACGGCATGTTCCGGAGTAACCCTGTATTTCTGTACGGCGTCCAGCATGGGGGAAGCCTCCCCCTTTGCCTGTGCGGACACTGCCGAGAGAGCCAATAAGACCAATACGACCGTAGCCGACTTCGTAACCGAACGCAACTCTTTCATACGACGGCTCAGTTTCATAAAGCGGGTGTTCTTCCCTACAAGGGAAATAACCAATCCGATCACCAACAAAAGATAACCGGTATACGTTATATTCCGTCCTGCCACATCACGGTTGACAGAAAGGATGGTTCCACGTTCATCCGGGTCATAAGAAGCCTGGAAGAAGCGGTAACCTTTTACATCTAAAATATTATTCATGAATATCCGTTCGCGGCGTGTCGTACCATCTACATGAACCAAAACTTCGCTTTCATAAGAAGACGGACTCGAAGAGCCGGGATAACGGGTCAAAGTAAATTTCTCAAGTTCAACAGTGAACGGTAAGGTATGGAAAGTGGTCAGATCGCCCGAGCGGACTGCTATCTGATCGGTTGCTTCGCCTTCGCGAAGGTGAAGGATACCTTCTTCGCCAAACTGGAAAGAGGTAAGTGCGCCCAAAAGGATGATAATAAAGGAGGTATGAACAATCAACAGTCCCCATCTGCGTTGTTTGATGTATTGATATTTGACAAGAACGGCTATAAAATTAACTACTAAAAGGAATTGCAACAGAAAGAATAACGGGGAATAATAAACCATTGCTTTGGCTGCCGGCGTTCCATGGTACTTTTCTATAAAAGTAGCGATTGCCAGACCAAAACCATAAAGGAGTAACAGAACGATTGTCGTTACAAAGGAAGAGAGTATTCTTTCGAGAGTTGCTTTCATTTGTTGTTTTATTAAGTTATGTCGCCAAAGATAAAGAATTTCTGTTACAAGCCTGTTACTATTCAATCAGAGGCTGCTTTATTCTGATAAAAAACGTAAGCTTTTTTCCTGAAAGACGTACGCTTTCTCCACTAAAACTGCCGGGCTTTTTTATAAACAGTTGCCCGGAACTAGCCGGACAACTGTCTGATCTTCTATTTTTATCTTTTAGACATATCTTGTGGATTAGTCTTCAATTATTACACGGAAGCCTACGTTAAATACACGCTGGTACGGATAGTACGCCTTACGTGCATAAGAGGTAGAGAACTTCGGACGTTCGATATATGAACCACCACGAACCACTTTATGGTCTGAAGTGACCTTAGCCTTTTCATTATAAGGATAAGGAACATAATCTGAACGAGTCCATTCTGAAACGTTACCGTGCATGTTATACAAACCGAACGGGTTAGCCTGGTAAACCTTGTCACCTGTCTGGATCAACTGACCGTCGTCTACACCTTCTTCTTTAGGCAGGTAAGTATAATACTTATACCAATAAGAGTTAGGTGACATCGGTTTCGGGTCTACTCCACTTACTGCGAATAGTAAAGTAGTCTTGTCGGCCAGGTTCTCGAATTTACCAAAGTCTGTATTCATGTCGCCATACCAGAAATCACTGTCGCTACCTGCGCGGCAAGCCCATTCCCATTGTGCTTCGGTAGGAAGCGTAATGTTCAAGCCTGTTTTTTCGCTCAGTTGCTTACAATATTCCATAGCATCGTTGTAGTTTACACGGATAACCGGTTGTTTCGGTTCGTTAGCCGGATAACCCTGTACCACGTGGTCTTTCCACAACTGGTCAACGAAACGACTATCGTGATCCGGATAGATAACGTTGAACTGTTCGTTCGTTACTTCCATTTCACCCATCCAGAATGCTTTACCGATCTTCACCTTGGCAGTAGGATAAGCATCCGATTCGCCACGATAGCTACCCATTACGAATTCACCTGCAGGGATACGAACGAAGTTAATCTTCACACCCGGAGCGATTTCAACCTCTTTGCGGTTGCTCGTTTCTTTTGCAAGCATATCCTTGATAGCAGCCTTGTCGAACGGCCAGCCTTTAGCCTTCAATGTCTTTTCTTTTACAGGAGCAGACTTTTCAGGCATTACCGGAGTGATCGGACCTTGAGCTTTCAGATAATCGGCATAGTCGGCGATTTCTTTCTTCCAGTCTACACCCATGCCGTTAGCATATTTGTCAGTCAGTTCCTTACGACGTTTGATCTGATCGAATCCCTGGTAAGGAATGATTTCTTTACCCAGTACGTTAGCATCGAAGTAACCTTTATCAGGAGCGTTATAGTCGATCCAGTTATACAGTTTCAACCATTCTTCATCTGTCAGCTTCACGTTGTGGTGCCCCTTCTTCAGGATACGAACCAGTTCGCTTGTGTTAGGATGATATTCGTACGGCTGAAGAACAACCATATCACCTTCACCACCCTGACGGTGTACGTACGGATGGATATTCAGATATGATGTACCATAACCCAGTTTATCTTTCTTACCGCCACGCAGGTCGAATGCTTTGCCTTCACCGTTGTGACAAGCGATACAAGCACGATCGAGGATCGGCTGAACTTCCAGGTCGAAAGTGAATGAGCGAACACCACCTTCGGGAGCCTTCAACGGAGTAGCTGCTTTCTGAGAAGCGATCACACGTTTAGGAATAGGTATCTGGTTCTGGTCTTCGTGACAACCGATACAAGAGACTACTTCACCCGGCTGACCTGTAAACCAGCTACGCATCCACTGGATAGCTACGCCATCCTTATCGATTGGCTGGATAGAGATCGGAGTGTTAGCCGGCACCTTGAAGATAACCGAACCGTCTTCTTCAACAGGAACAGTACCCAGGATACGTTTGATATCCCAACCACTTTGGATACCATGCCAGTTATGGTCTGAACGAGTCTTCACATAAGCATATTCGTAAGCATGCAGACGAAGTTCTTTTACTGTTCCGCGAGGAATACCACGCAGACCTTCGCCTTCATAGATATCCTGGATGAATACAGTAGCCTCTTTCTGATCCAGCTTAACGCGGTCAGGAATTGACGGAGGAGTTTTTGCTTTCTTCACCAGGATCGGGCTGATATAACCTTCACCTTCTGCCTGCATCAAACAAGTAACGTTGTCATAAACGTCCACCAGATAAAGTCCCCACAATGACTGCGGATCCAATTTAGCGGCAACCAGGAAGTATTTATCGCTCAAAGCTGTCGGTTTAACGAACTGCGGCCATACGCCGTTTACCAGTTCATCTTTGATCAACTCCTGGATAGGACGGTTACGGTGAGGAATTTCCTGTACCATACCGCCAACGCTCTTACGTCCCTTGCTCGGATCGAATACGATCAGACGTCCTGAACGGGCAACACCGTGGTGACCGGAAATGATACCTACAAATGCAGATCCTTGTCCGGGTAACGGTTGAATATCGAATGTACTGTTCGGGAACATAGCACCGCTACCATAAAGGGCTTTGTTTTCTGTTCCGTCCGGGTTCATGTGCATTACTATACGGGAATAGTAGTGAGTCAAATCGGTATACTCCCAACGAGTGTACATAACACGACCGTTGTTCATTACAACCGGATTCCAGTTGGCATCCTGGTCGAATGTCAAACGACGCAGATTCTTATCCTTCGGAGTATAAAGAACCATGTTACCAACAGGGTCATCACCGCTAACACAAGGTACACCCTGGTAACCGATGTTAGAGTTGGCGATAATACGTCCGTCGGGCAGGTATGTACCGTCATAGAATTCCAGATCCGGTTCTTCGTTTTCAACCAACTGCTTGCAGCCGGTTCCGTCCAGTTTTACTTCGAATACATTCCAACGTTTGTCCGGCATCAATGTCGTGAACATAACACGGTCTGCATCCCAGTGCATTCTCAGGTCGGCAATAGAAGCATCTTCTACTGTGGGGCGGAAGATACTCTTCATCTGCATGTCGCCACGCAGATCGCTCAGCTCGACAATCTCTGCATTGAAACCGCTACGGCGTGCAGATTCCTGGTTACTCCAGTTATTAGCCTGTGTTCCCAGATCCGGAGCCATTGCCTGACGGGCAGTAGAACCTAACTTATAACGAACAGCTACAATCTTGTCTGCATCCAATAACGGGTTACCCAACAGGATAGCTTTTTTGTTACCCAAAGCCTTACGAGCATTTGCCAATGCTTGTTCGTCGCCTTTGTAAATACCACTGAAACCTTTCTGTTCGAGTTGTACCAACTCGTTCAGCATCGGTTCGTATTTGGCAGCATCAAAACCTTTCTGCTTTTTCATATCCGCAAAAGCAAGTTTAATTGCTTCTACGTTCAACCATTCGAGGTCGTTCTGCACAGCATAAACATCCTGAATCTTTTCAAACAACTCCAGATATTTACGAATCTGTGTGTTTACATCCTTTTCGGCAGCGATCTGCTGGATAACACTTTTATAGTATGAACCGTCTTTCAATTTGGTGATTAATGATTCTACCGCCTGCTTCTCGATAGAGGCATCGGGAGTAATCAACCAAGTATCCAGTCCGTCCATCATTGCGCCCAACATACCGATCTGTCCGGGATATTTAGCGATCAATTCGTCGCCAACGAACTTAGGCACTACGTTCAATGCCTGGAAATATACACTACCACCGGAAGAAGTATCGTCGATACCTACTTCAGCTTCAAAGCGAACATATTTTCCTTTTATCGGATAAACCAATGTACCATTTGCATGACAGAATACACCATGTTTGTATTCTTTGCCAGCAATAAAGATCTCATGGTCATAAGCATTCACATTCATTTTTGGTTTGGCCCAACCAGCCACACCATATTCGAAAGGAACTTCATCCAGCCATACGGAAGAACCGTCGGCAGCAATTAAGCGGGCATTACCCCAAACAGCCTGGTCGTAATCAGAGCCGTCCGGACCACCGGCAGTAATAAGCACCAGCTTATCCACGCCTTTCAAATCAACCGCAAACGGTTCTGCTTTTTCCTTGTGCTTCTTCCAGGTGGAAATGACAGGCATATTGGCCTTTTGAAGCTCATTGCGCAGTTCCGTCTTGGCTTTGATGGAGGCATCAATCCAGGTATCCACCTTTTTTTGCTTCGGGGCTGCCGAAGCAAAAAGGGAGGAGGATAAGAAGAGTGATACTAATAAAAAATATTTATTCATGTATCTTTAATATAAGGTGTTAACAACTACAATTGGATTACAGAGAAGCCTTCGGATTTGTAAAACGAAGACCGTCATTATCATGATAACATGCCCATTCGTCAACAATAGCACCTTCCGGACCAGCCATCAAGAAGTGGAATGATTCGATTTTCTTCAAAGGCAATACTTCACCCACTTTCTGAATAGTGAAGTTCTTACTCTTAATCGGACCGTGACTAGCGGGAATTGCAGGAGCGTTAGGAGTTTCATCTCCAATTTCAGAGAAGTTGTAAGCCCATCCCTTTTCAACCATCCATGTTTCATGTTTAGCCGGGAATTTGGTTTTTACGTGAGCGTGTTCTGGGATCATCTGACCCGGAAGCAGATAGATAGCGTGAGCGAAGTATCCGTGTTCTGCATCGTTGATCCAGAAGATACCCCCCATACCTACATTTTCGAAGTCGCCCAAACCGAAGTCTGTTACCCAGATGTCTTTAGCCATCAGGTCGGTGAAAGGAACACCGTAGAATTCAAACATGTCTTTCATTGCTTTCAAAGCAACTTCCTGATCGAACTTGCCGTCTTTATAGAAATCGGCGTTTGTGTACTTTTTAGAATAAGTCATTTCTTTATTAGTTTTACAATTAGAATTTTTATCGCATTTGCATTGTTCAGTGCATCCGCCCTCTCCGTTGCAACAAGTAGCGTCACTTGTTTTGTTGCCAGTACATGCCACCATAGAACTTAATAAAAGCCCTACAGCCATTGTTTTAATACTTAATCCTTTTTTCATTTCGCTTTTAATTTATGTTAGTAATATTTGCTTTCTTTCGTCAAACGGTCAACATGATCCGGCAGAGGTCATCATAACACTGCAATCCCTTCAATCTCTATTAGTAATTCATCCCTGCAAACATCCGCCCACATATAGGAGATGGGGATATTCAACTTGTAGTCATTCAACAGTCTTTCTGCTTCCTCATAGAATGACTTGTCTTTCAGATACACCCGGAGCATTTTCAGTTTTGCTTCACCGATCAGTTCGGCAATATTCTCCATCGTGATATGGAGCTGACGCCCCAACCCTACTCCGATCAAGCTTTCTTCACCGCGGATGGCTGCCGTCCCGGAGATATAGATCAACTCACGGTCGCCGAAGGTCATACTCTTTGCACGTTCAAACTTCGGAGTTGTCTTTTTACAGTTAGCCGCTTCCAGCACTCCTTCCGAGTAAGCGTGTGCAGCAATCTGCAATTTATTATCGATCGGAGTCGCAAAGCAATCCGGGTTCGAGAATACGGCTGCATCCAGATCAACCAGTACACCACCCAGGTTTGCACCGATACCTGTCGCTGCAGGATAACCGTTCTCCCAGGTCGTCTTGGCATAATACTCACTACGGGAGTTATTAAATATCTGGTAATGCTGGTCGTCACCATCGAATTTAGTGATCTGTTCGATATAATTCCACTGACGGATGATACTGTTGATCGGGAAACCCTCTCTCCGCATCAAGTCGGACACCAATTGGAATACTTCCTTCGATTGTACCTCGATACCAAAATTTATAACGTCGCCATGGAAACCTCCGGCAAACAGAAAACGGCCGCTACCATTTTCCAGTATAACATACGGGAACGTTCCGATATGTTTATACGTAATATGATCTCCCGCATCGGGAGTATATGTATGGGCTTCAAGGATCAGTCCTCCGTTCAACGGCGGTTGAGACACATAGCTCAATACCGGCTCATGATTCCCATAATACTTACGAACCTTTTCACGCAGCAATATACGGCGTGAAACATACTGTTCGTTATCACTCGGCATACCGAAAAAGGCTAGCCTGAATATTTGTTCATTCTGCGGAAGCTGGGCAAGCAGCTTATCAACCATCTTTCCAAATTCCGCTTTTTCAGTAGTGTAAATGTTGTATTCTATCTTATCGCAATAATTCATCGATTCCTCCTTACTTAGAGTGAGTTAACATATTCAGTTAAGGCCTCAATATCTTTTTTGGAAACTTTCTTGTCGATACCGTGCTTATGCACTTCGAACACTTCTTCCATTGTAGCGGCACGTCCGTCGAAAAGATACGGAGCTGTACGCCATACCTCCCTTAACGTCGGAGTGTCCCATCCCTTTTCAAATTCAATATCTTCACCGATACGGTGCATTTTCATATCCGTATAATAAGGCCCGCTGTGGCAATCGCCGCAACCCAATTTTTCGAACACTTTACGTCCTTCTTTCGCTTTATCGGACAATTCGCCATTCACCAGGTAAGGACTGGGCACCGGACGCAATGACATCAGATAATTATCTACGCACAGAGCATCGTCTTCAGTTATATCAAAGAACTGGATGAAGTTATAACCCGCACGTACTGCGACTTCGGCAGAAGCACGGATACCGGAAATCATATTGGGAGGTGTAACATGGCTAAACAACAAACTTTTACAGTTCTTGGAGTTACCCACACCGTCGTTCATCAAGTCCCAGTTCATACCGTCCGTACGGGCGTCTCCCGGGTGACAACCGTTACAACTCTGCCAGTTCTGGAAACAATGAGAGGCATCGTTGAAATATTTCTCTCCTTTATTGATGTCAGACTCCGTACGTCCCGGGTTCAGTTCGGTAGCAGTTACCTCACGGGTATTGATATCTACGACGTTCAGTACGTCCGCAAAATAGGTCGGAAGGATCAGCTTATCGGCTGTCAGCACCATAGTACGGGGACCGTTACCCTGCAAAGGAACACGTTCGCGGATACCATAGAGGAAGTTCAGGTCATAATCCAACATCGCTTTATTAGGATAATTCTCAAACTTTTCGCGTAATGCAGGATGATCGATCACACTTATCTCATGGGTTCCCGAATGAGAAATAAAGATAGA encodes the following:
- the ccsA gene encoding cytochrome c biogenesis protein CcsA is translated as MKATLERILSSFVTTIVLLLLYGFGLAIATFIEKYHGTPAAKAMVYYSPLFFLLQFLLVVNFIAVLVKYQYIKQRRWGLLIVHTSFIIILLGALTSFQFGEEGILHLREGEATDQIAVRSGDLTTFHTLPFTVELEKFTLTRYPGSSSPSSYESEVLVHVDGTTRRERIFMNNILDVKGYRFFQASYDPDERGTILSVNRDVAGRNITYTGYLLLVIGLVISLVGKNTRFMKLSRRMKELRSVTKSATVVLVLLALSAVSAQAKGEASPMLDAVQKYRVTPEHAVKFGSLPIQSRSGRMMPVNTFSSEILRKLHKADKIGKMNSDQFLLSMLAMPDMWMRVPFIALSNKELANYYDLTDGECAYLQVFDNNGNYKLQEKLEEAYNKMPAERNRFDKDLLKLDEQINIFHQLINHQMLNLFPKEDDPNHTWYAPGDDLSSFSGKDSLFVSRIMDWYLAEVQDALQTGDWSKSDEVVDMIATYQQAKNKTLDISPKKIETELKYNKMDIFRYCKIGYLILGGLLLVFSFVMLFKQKKWMTAGIWILGIAILGVFFFHMLGMGMRWYIAGYAPWSNSYETMVYVAWATVLAGLLFVKRSTVTFALATLFGGIILFVSGLNWMDPEINPLVPVLKSPWLMFHVAVIVAAYGFFGISCLIGLTNLVMTSIAGKKNTDLLKARVKELTIVNEMSLLVGLTLMTIGTFLGAVWANESWGRYWGWDPKETWALITMVVYAVVTHLHLVKRWYSDWLFNLCSVVAFSSVLMTFFGVNYFLSGMHSYGQNDNVHGIFTYLYIAGALVIVLGILSRIGYNKTKDKE
- a CDS encoding SUMF1/EgtB/PvdO family nonheme iron enzyme, whose amino-acid sequence is MNKYFLLVSLFLSSSLFASAAPKQKKVDTWIDASIKAKTELRNELQKANMPVISTWKKHKEKAEPFAVDLKGVDKLVLITAGGPDGSDYDQAVWGNARLIAADGSSVWLDEVPFEYGVAGWAKPKMNVNAYDHEIFIAGKEYKHGVFCHANGTLVYPIKGKYVRFEAEVGIDDTSSGGSVYFQALNVVPKFVGDELIAKYPGQIGMLGAMMDGLDTWLITPDASIEKQAVESLITKLKDGSYYKSVIQQIAAEKDVNTQIRKYLELFEKIQDVYAVQNDLEWLNVEAIKLAFADMKKQKGFDAAKYEPMLNELVQLEQKGFSGIYKGDEQALANARKALGNKKAILLGNPLLDADKIVAVRYKLGSTARQAMAPDLGTQANNWSNQESARRSGFNAEIVELSDLRGDMQMKSIFRPTVEDASIADLRMHWDADRVMFTTLMPDKRWNVFEVKLDGTGCKQLVENEEPDLEFYDGTYLPDGRIIANSNIGYQGVPCVSGDDPVGNMVLYTPKDKNLRRLTFDQDANWNPVVMNNGRVMYTRWEYTDLTHYYSRIVMHMNPDGTENKALYGSGAMFPNSTFDIQPLPGQGSAFVGIISGHHGVARSGRLIVFDPSKGRKSVGGMVQEIPHRNRPIQELIKDELVNGVWPQFVKPTALSDKYFLVAAKLDPQSLWGLYLVDVYDNVTCLMQAEGEGYISPILVKKAKTPPSIPDRVKLDQKEATVFIQDIYEGEGLRGIPRGTVKELRLHAYEYAYVKTRSDHNWHGIQSGWDIKRILGTVPVEEDGSVIFKVPANTPISIQPIDKDGVAIQWMRSWFTGQPGEVVSCIGCHEDQNQIPIPKRVIASQKAATPLKAPEGGVRSFTFDLEVQPILDRACIACHNGEGKAFDLRGGKKDKLGYGTSYLNIHPYVHRQGGEGDMVVLQPYEYHPNTSELVRILKKGHHNVKLTDEEWLKLYNWIDYNAPDKGYFDANVLGKEIIPYQGFDQIKRRKELTDKYANGMGVDWKKEIADYADYLKAQGPITPVMPEKSAPVKEKTLKAKGWPFDKAAIKDMLAKETSNRKEVEIAPGVKINFVRIPAGEFVMGSYRGESDAYPTAKVKIGKAFWMGEMEVTNEQFNVIYPDHDSRFVDQLWKDHVVQGYPANEPKQPVIRVNYNDAMEYCKQLSEKTGLNITLPTEAQWEWACRAGSDSDFWYGDMNTDFGKFENLADKTTLLFAVSGVDPKPMSPNSYWYKYYTYLPKEEGVDDGQLIQTGDKVYQANPFGLYNMHGNVSEWTRSDYVPYPYNEKAKVTSDHKVVRGGSYIERPKFSTSYARKAYYPYQRVFNVGFRVIIED
- a CDS encoding cupin domain-containing protein, whose protein sequence is MKKGLSIKTMAVGLLLSSMVACTGNKTSDATCCNGEGGCTEQCKCDKNSNCKTNKEMTYSKKYTNADFYKDGKFDQEVALKAMKDMFEFYGVPFTDLMAKDIWVTDFGLGDFENVGMGGIFWINDAEHGYFAHAIYLLPGQMIPEHAHVKTKFPAKHETWMVEKGWAYNFSEIGDETPNAPAIPASHGPIKSKNFTIQKVGEVLPLKKIESFHFLMAGPEGAIVDEWACYHDNDGLRFTNPKASL
- a CDS encoding chorismate transformation enzyme, FkbO/Hyg5 family, which produces MNYCDKIEYNIYTTEKAEFGKMVDKLLAQLPQNEQIFRLAFFGMPSDNEQYVSRRILLREKVRKYYGNHEPVLSYVSQPPLNGGLILEAHTYTPDAGDHITYKHIGTFPYVILENGSGRFLFAGGFHGDVINFGIEVQSKEVFQLVSDLMRREGFPINSIIRQWNYIEQITKFDGDDQHYQIFNNSRSEYYAKTTWENGYPAATGIGANLGGVLVDLDAAVFSNPDCFATPIDNKLQIAAHAYSEGVLEAANCKKTTPKFERAKSMTFGDRELIYISGTAAIRGEESLIGVGLGRQLHITMENIAELIGEAKLKMLRVYLKDKSFYEEAERLLNDYKLNIPISYMWADVCRDELLIEIEGIAVL
- a CDS encoding YncE family protein; amino-acid sequence: MNTRKYMFKSSLVACFVSCCISFASADNPPFFTTDIKLNDKGEMLLTEKGLKRVDIFSADGKQLLRSYPMDETPTGILVDGDKAYVTTFENTGKLQILLLESGRIEAAIPTGSGACHPMFGPDKKTVYVCNQFDNSVSEIDPVNHKVLRTVKVLREPKSAVFSKDGKYMYVTNFLPAQRADLDYVAACVSVIEMDGFTKVKDIQLANGSNALRGICITPDGKYVYVSHNLGRFTVPTSQLQQGWMNTSAFSVIDTDKQEFVGAVVVDEPERGAAGIWSIDCNEESIFISHSGTHEISVIDHPALREKFENYPNKAMLDYDLNFLYGIRERVPLQGNGPRTMVLTADKLILPTYFADVLNVVDINTREVTATELNPGRTESDINKGEKYFNDASHCFQNWQSCNGCHPGDARTDGMNWDLMNDGVGNSKNCKSLLFSHVTPPNMISGIRASAEVAVRAGYNFIQFFDITEDDALCVDNYLMSLRPVPSPYLVNGELSDKAKEGRKVFEKLGCGDCHSGPYYTDMKMHRIGEDIEFEKGWDTPTLREVWRTAPYLFDGRAATMEEVFEVHKHGIDKKVSKKDIEALTEYVNSL